The genomic stretch TGACGGAGTGGCTCTGGTCTGGAACATGAAATACAAGAAGACAACACCCGAATACACCTTCCACTGCCAGGTACGCACACTCATGAACGCAAGCATGcatacacaccagtggaggctgctgaggggaggacggctcataataatggctggaacggagtgaatggaatggcattgATACCATTCCagttattccgctccagccattaccacaagcccgtcctccccaataaaggtgccaccaacctcctgtgatacacacacacacacatccacactgcTCTGCGAAAATCATTTTCTTCTGCCTCTCCTCCAGTCTGCAGTGATGTCAGCAGCATTCGCCAGGTTCCATCCTAACCTGGTTGTGGGCGGGACTTACTCAGGCCAGATCGTCCTATGGGACAACAGGAGCAACAAGAGAACACCTGTACAGAGaactcccctttctgcatccgcTCACACGGTAACACACACAGAGTGCTCAATAGCTTTCAAATTGTGAAATTGTTTACATTTTATTATACAGGTACAACCTAATATTAGCCACATACATTTTagatttgtcatttagcagacgctcttatccagagagaattaaaggagcaattagggttaagtgccttgctcaagggcccatcGGTAGATTTTTCATCTAggcggctcggggattcgaaccagcaaccttttggttactggcccaaccgctaggctacctgccgcccatagaGACTGAACTGTGTCTGTGTCCGGTGATGTTCAGCACCCAGTGTACTGTGTGAACGTGGTGGGGACCCAGAATGCTCACAACCTCATCAGCATCTCGACTGACGGAAAGATGTGCTCCTGGAGCCTGGACATGCTGTCTCAACCACAGGTACTACTGCAGCGTGTGTATGTGTTACAGGACATCGCAGAGCTAGTGTTTTGGCAGTCTTAATGCTGTATGTGTTACAGGACATCGCAGAGCTAGTGTTTTGGCAGTCTTAATGCTGTGTGTGTTACAGGACATCGCAGAGCTAGTGTTTTGGCAGTCTTAATGCTGTATGTGTTACAGGACATCGCAGAGCTAGTGTTTTGGCAGTCTTAATGCTGTGTGTGTTACAGGACATCGCAGAGCTAGTGTTTTGGCAGTCTTAATGCTGTGTGTGTTACAGGACATCGCAGAGCTAGTGTTTTGGCAGTCTTAATGCTGTATGTGTTACAGGACAGTCTGGAGCTGGTGTTTAAGCAGTCGAAGGCAGTAGCAGTGACCTCCATGGCTTTTCCTCTGGGTGACGTCAACAACTTTGTGGTCGGCAGTGAAGATGGATCGGTGTACACCGCCTGCCGCCACGGGAggtacgtgagtgtgtgtgtgtgtgatttaatTTTGCGATGGGAAGTAACGATTGCTTTGTGCACATCCTGTGTGTTACAGTAAGGCAGGCATCAGTGATGTGTTTGAGGGGCACCATGGTCCAGTCACTGGGCTGAGCTGTCACAGTGCCGGGGGTCCCGTGGATTTCTCCCATCTCTTCATCTCTGCCTCCTTCGACTGGACCGTCAAGCTGTGGACcaccaaggtaacacacacacacacacattaaccctACCTCTTTCTTTAACTTAAcagtaccttctctctctctgtagagtaCCCGTCCTCTGTATTCGTTTGAGGACAGCTGTGACTATGTGTATGATGTCATGTGGTCTCCCACACACCCCGCCCTCTTCGCCTGTGTGGACGGATCTGGACGCCTGGACCTGTGGAACCTCAACAACGacacagaggtacacacacacaccagaggcgGCTGGTGGTAGGAGCTataggacgggctcattgtaatggctggaatggaattaatggaacagtatcaaacgTATGGAAACCACTTCTGACTGTTCCAAATgtaccattccagccattagaatgagcccgtcctcctatagctcctcccacacacacagtacaaacaACAGACATACATATGAACAATGCaacaaacagtgtgtgtgtgtgtgtgtcctaggtgcccagtgcgagtgtgtgtgtggatgggtcTCCTGCTCTGAACCGTGTGCGTTGGGCTCACTCAGGGAGAGAGATCGCTACAGGAGACTCAGACGGACAGGTGCTGGTCTATGACGTAGGAGAGGTGAGAGATCTATTCCTTCATCAAGTAAAACCCTTATACTGCTGCAGTGTCATACCTGAATTTGTTTAACCCGTGTGTGTGTTCCACAGCAAATCTGTGTGCCCAAGGCAGATGAGTGGACCCGTTTGGTGCACACGCTCGTGGAGATCAACGAGAACCGAGATGAAGGGGACGAGCTGGCCGCGCAGCGCCTAGTCGCCTGATCGCCATGGTAACCACTCCTGCTCTCGCTTCcaaatcctccctccctccaaatgGAACAGGATGAGGTGTGGTGTTTATCCTTTCAGGTTCTAGAACGATCCAGAACGTTGAGTGTTCTGTCCACAGCTCTTCCAACTCAGTGCTTTTCTAAATATGCAAAACTTTGTACCTTTTTACTACTTTGTATTTATACGTTTGAGACGTCTGTTTATTCCCTAAAGGCTGATGTGTGTTTAATGGTGAAGAACAGGAACAGGAATAGGATGACCCATGCTATGCCCATTCCAACCTTTATAGACTACGGCAGCAATGCCCTCACATTTTAGCTTCAATTGTATTTATCCATGCTCTTGCACATATTTTCAACATATTACATATTTAAACATGTCTGTGGATAGCTTTACTAGTATATCCCTTAACATTAGCGCTACACCTAAGCTCATACCACTACAAGACAAAAAGTGCTTTTTAAATTAACTTTACTTGCCTTGACTGAATATGTTAGTGGTTTTTGAATAAACCAGAGTTAAAAAATTTACTGTACCTGTAGGTCTCTTAATAGAAACCcagtttctctctccttcctgaaAGGATGTTAATGAAGTATTTCCTCATATGAAGATATGGACCTAAGCAGAGCCATAGATGCATACAGAGTTTGGCCAACTATCCTCCATGTTAGCACCAAATTCTAATTAGCATTTCAACTAGACTTTTGTTGTTGGAACATTGTCCATTACACAATTCTCTGTTGGAAGGAGTTTGTCAAACTCTGTATAGATATGCTCCTTATCTAATGAATTTGATTTAATAGAAACATTTAATCAGTATAACATGAAGTGACCAAGTCTAGTATTACACCAAAGGTTTTGCTTGTCCTTTTTTGCTGTTTATTCCCCTTGAAATAAACACTAACCTCTAAATTTAAAACCATacatatgatttatttatttcaataaaATACACAGAatgaattgaaatggatttaagttATGGTCTAATCCTTTGCTCATGATTCTCCTCAAACACATGTTGAAATTGTCTGTACATCAATCAGTAAGAGTGATTCAAGAGACGGAGTCCCAACGTCATTCTAACATAACATTACCGTCATGTTGCTTTCTAACATTACTGCAACACTTGTCACCAAAACATTTCTCTCATCATGGTGTTGCTCTAAGATTACCATAAGATTGTTGTCCAACATTACAGTAACACTTTTTCTTTCCAGCAGTGTCACGTCTCTGTACAGCAGATCTACAATATGTACAGTAACTTCTTGTGCAAGGCCCAATCAGAGTAAAGCCTTACACACGCTGTCCAATCAAATATCCCCTACACACTGTCCAATCATAGTAGCCTTACACACACTGTGCATCAAAGAAAAATTTGAAAATCAAAATCAGTTATTAATGAGAAGAGGAGCCAGCAGAGAGAAAGGggaatgggggagagagaaaggggaatgggggagagagaaaggggaatgGGGAGAGAAATGGAAGAGAGCagaggagtagagggagggacagagagagacgaggCTCCTTTTCAACTACACGTTTCAGatgaagagggatggagagaagagaagaggagcatGCAGCCACTGGAGaaacaacacagtacagtacagtgttcAGGTTACTGACTGAGCTTTAACTACTGACCTACAGtcagctctccaggaccagggagAGAGAGCACTGAAGTAGTCcctgggaggggaggggtggggggcagtgtgtatgtgtgtacgtcctgtgtgtACGTCTGGTTACATGGACCCTGGGAGTGTGTGTGCATTTCTGGTTACATGGCCCTTCgaactgagtgtgtgtgtattagtatgTATTTTTGTGCATGGCccctaggagtgtgtgtgtgtgtgtgtgtgtgtgtgtgtgtgtgtgtgtgtgtgtgtgtgtgtgtctaagtgtaTAGCCCTAGTGGAGTGGTGGCCGGTAGCTAGAGGGGCAGTCTTTAGGGGGCAGTAGCCTCCTCTTGGGGGGGAGCAGAAGAGGTGTCATGGTGTATGGAGACCACTCCAGAGGACTTGAACTTGGGCAGGTGGAGGCCAAACTTGTTCTCCACACCAGCGAAGGTGGCCGTAGCCAGACGGTAGCCGCCCACGTGGTCAGCGCTGACCGGAGGAAGCTCCGAGATACGAGACTTAGGAGTGGGCTCAGACCCTGATGGACgactggagagagaaagaaatgtgAGACATTGTATCTTACCTAAAAATGCTAACTTGCGTTATAACAGTGGGGAGAGTGTGTGTACTTACTGTCCTCCGAAATCCACATTTAACCACCTCTGTAGAAGCTCATAGGTCACCAGAGTCACCCCAAACTGAGGAGAGGATCGACACATACGAgctggggagagaaagagagaaagtaagCAAATTCCCATTTCTGCATGCacgcacagacacatacacacacacacacacacctccagctCCCTTCCACAGTGCTCTGAATCCCTCCTCCTGCATGATTTTCCTGAAGCAGTCCGTGACTCCAGTGTAGGTGGTCTGTCCCGCCCTCGCTGCTACCTGCAGGCGTGTCTTGATGACATCAGCAGGCGTCACCAGAGAGGCAGCAGGGATACCTGGGAAATGGAGTAAGAAAGGGTATCACCGGAGGCTAGGACTGTTTGACAGTCAAATAAAATGGAATTGAATTGCAACTCTGGGTaggtctgtgtagtgtgtgtacctCCGATGGCTCCAGCAGCTAACAGCTGTAACGCGCCCAGTCTTCCCTGCTCGTCGGCGAACTGAGCCTTGGTGTGGGCGTACACCGGGAAGAAGATGGCTGAGAAAGGGATGTCTCTCAAGAAACATGCTTTagcaccctacacacacacaaagagtaaGTGACATTATTTTCAATCAAAAAGGCCTGTTTCCCAAATTACAAGAACAATGCCACCAGACGTAatggtcaaacacacacaccttgtaGAGGCCAAACAAGCCGAGGTCTCGAATGACACTGAGGGCGCTGATTCTGGGCCCTGTGGTGATCTCTCCTGCCACCTGCAGTCTGATCTTGACTATCTCCAGCGGGTTAGTAAAGACCACCTGGGAACCCCctgcctgcagagagagagacataagggGAAATAAGTTAGCAAGAGATGGACGAGGAAGAGAGGGTTGCTACCACACCCTCCCATTTAGGTAGGATTAGGTGGAATAGAATGGGCTGGGTAGTTTGAGTGAGATGGAACAGGGCCAGTCATACTCACACAGGCTCCAGCCAGCACCTCAGCAGCAAAGGGAATGGTGTCACCTTTACCGGTGAACTTGTCTCTCACAAAGTCATTCacctacagggagagaggggggacagagagagagcgaatcAGCAGAAAGATACTACAGAGGGAATGAAGTGTTATCTTAAGTTGCATCTCCATAGTGATTGGCTGAGTGGACTGGAAGGGGAAGAGTTTGACTCACTGTGAGTTTGATGGCCTTCTCTGGAGCCACGCCTATGAGCTGGGGAAGAAGACCTGGAGAGCAGCATGGGAGATTGAGTCCACATATGACATGAACCACATCTCATGATGACTAGTTTCTCAGTGtagaaggagagaagggaggagaaaagAGTGCAGGGATGAGAATGAAGGAAAGGTGAGAATTAAAAaggacaaaggaagtgggtgAATGGACGGATGCAGATTTAGTGTGGCAGTGTGGGTGAGCCAACACTAGATGGCAGCCTTGCAGTCCTTTGTCCATTAACAgaagagagagcggaggaggagagTAGCCCATAAAGGTAAAAGAAGAGCAggtaataaaaaaaatatgtggaccaggagaaaagagaggaggcgAGAGAAAGGAAAACAGCAGCTAAGAGAGGAGGCGAGAGAAAGGAAAACAGCAGCTAAGAGAGGAGGCGAGAGAAAGGAAAACAGCAGCTAAGAGAGGAGGCGAGAGAAAGGAAAACAGCAGCTAAGAGAGGAGGCGAGAGAAAGGAAAACAGCAGCTAAGAGAGGAGGCGAGAGAAAGGAAAACAGCAGCTAAGAGAGGAGGCGAGAGAAAGGAAAACAGCAGCTAAGAGAGGAGGCGAGAGAAAGGAAAACAGCAGCTAAGAGAGGAGGCGAGAGAAAGGAAAACAGCAGCTAAGAGAGGAGGCGAGAGAAAGGAAAACAGCAGCTAAGAGAGGAGGCGAGAGAAAGGAAAACAGCAGCTAAGAGAGGAAGAGTGATCAGGAGAGCAGCCAAGAAGTGTCTGTCCGTACCTCTGTAGAAGCCGAAGAAGCCTTCGTAGCGCAGCACCTTCTTGGCACAGTCAAAGCTGTTCTTGTACATAAGTTCTCCTACGAACGAGCCTGTACTCCTCTGGTTCTGCATCCTGGTCTTCACCAGGTCTATAGGATACACCGCCGTGGCTCCcgtagctacacacacacagtcttgttttACTAACCTTGTGGGGGCAATTGACTcctattcaaaatcctattttcccaaaccccaaaacctaaccttaaccccccaGTCCCTTACCACCCCACCCCCAGTCCCCTACCCCATCTCATCAACCCCCCCCCAGTCCCCCATCTCATCAACCCCCCCCCAGTCCCCCATCTCATCAACCCCCCAGTCCCCCATCTCATCAACCCCCCAGTCCCCCATCTCATCAACCCCCCAGTCCCTTATCTCATCAACCCCCCCAGTCCCTTATCTCATCAACCCCCCAGTCCCTTATCTCATCAACCCCCCCAGTCCCTTATCTCATCAACCCCCCCAGTCCCTTATCTCATCAACCCCCCAGTCCCTTATCTCATCAACCCCCCAGTCCCTTACCTCATCAACCCCCCAGTCCCCCCATCTCATCAACCCCCAGTCCCTTACCTCATCAACCCCCAGTCCCCCATCTCATCAACCCCCCAGTCCCCCATCTCATCAACCCCCCAGTCCCTTATCTCATCAACCCCCAGTCCCTTATCTCATCAACCCCCCAGTCCCTTATCTCATCAACCCCCCAGTCCCTTATCTCATCAACCCCCCAGTCCCTTATCTCATCAACCCCCCAGTCCCTTATCTCATCAACCCCCCCAGTCCCTTATCTCATCAACCCCCCCCAGTCCCTTACCTCCAGCAATAGAGCCCAAGCTGAACCGGTAGGCCGACTCTGCAGCCTGCAGCAACACTGACCTGGAACCATCACCCTGGCTCTGCTACAGAGAGACAGTCACACATGCATGCTCATTTacttgcgcgcgcacacacacagtcacacacacagtcattcaCTTGCACACACAGGTCTCTTACCTGTTTCTGTATCTCAGCCAGGTGATAGGGTAGCGCTCCCTCCTCCAGTGGGGCTATCCTCTCAATGTCCGAAAAGTTCAGACGTCTGAGACAACACAGCACCATTACCACACAATATTCAATAGGTTTGCCCCAGCACTCTGAACAGGTATGATTGTGTAAGGGACACATGCATATATTATGCATACAGTACAAGGCTGAAGAGCGATattcatgcatgtgtgtgtgtttacccagAGTGGGAGTGCAGGCCTGATAGCTGGTACAGGATGTCGATCTCCATGGGAGAGATCTGGCCAAACTTGTTAGCAGCAAAGATAAACTCCTCTAGAGAGGGAGAtcgagagacagggaggaagagaggaagagagagggtgttagagagagaaaaaggttAATAGACTGCATAACACAGACGTACTACATAGATTGAGAGAGCTCGCCAAGTCCCTCTTCAACATGACAGTTCCTCTGCTGGCAGCTAACAGATGACTGGAAGGTGTGATCCCACTACTCCGCTCACTCTAACATGTCTTGAGCACTTCTGACAAGTGTGTGTGCAGGGTTCTCCCCAGGTGGTGCTGCTGAGTACGACCAGGGAGGAGATCCGGAGGGTGTTAGTGCCCCCCTTTGGACTCTTATGTGTTTTCTAACACCTGTAACTGCCATTTCCTGTAATCTAGAGCAACAAATGGCCTTATATGAgaacaaataaagcaacaaatAATAATACAACATTTACTTACTTTTAGTTTTTTATTACATAGTGGAGCAGCCAGTCCAAAGGTGGCGCAGTGCCTCTCTTCCATTCTTTGGGGAGAACCCTGGTGTGTGTCAGTacagtgtacgtgtgtgtggaAGGGTATACGAGGGGTATGGATGGATGTGTGTATACATGAGTGCGTGTATGTGGAACATGCGTGTTACCTTTAGTGGCCAGTGTGTTACCTTTAGTGGCCAGTGTGTTACCTTTAGTGGCCAGTGTGTTACCTTTAGTGGCCAGTGTGTTACCTTTAGTGGCCAGTGTGTTACCTTTAGTGGCCAGTGTGTTACCTTTAGTGACCAGTGTGTCCTTGCGGGTCCCGGACAGTGTGCTGTAGATCTTGCGGATCAGCTCCATGTTGTTGAGGAGAGAGTTAAAGGCGTTGAAGTAGGAGAAGCTGACCATGTGAGAGGTGCTGCCCCCCGCAGCCTGGGAGGACAATCACACAGAGGAGGGTTAGAACAGGCGTGCCGCCCCGTGATCAACAGGgtactctccctccctcgctttcTTTTACTCCCCagttctctccatcttctcttaCACACcgactctctctctgttatcccACACACACTCgtatacacagtacacacacacttaccgaaaccaggttttcctccacGAACGGTGTGAGCACGTGGTGTCGGATGGTGGCCATGATGTCACTGAAGTCCATGGCAGAGATGGTGCCACTCTTGTTCTTGTCCTTCTGAGCAAAGGCCTGGCGGGCATGCTCCAACTGCAACTCCTGTAGACAGAGAACGAGTGTGATTGACTGTgtggtgtgagtgagtgaataaGTGCGTGAGTGGAGAGTGAGTGAATACCTGTAGGAACTGGGTGAACTCAAGGTAGCTAAGGCGTTTCTTGCGGTCGTGTCCAAAGTGCAGGCGGATGAACTCACAGTCCCAATTAAAGGGGATGTGGTGGTGCACTGTGGTCTGGCTGAAGATGTCCCGCACATTCTCTGTTAAAGGGTAGGATAACGTGAGAGAGAACCATAGAATTGGAATGAGTAGAATGGAGATTGCCATTCAATGCAATGTTATGTGATGGGAGGAACGGCGGCCATCTTGGGTGTACCATTTTAAAATGTCTTCACATCATCTCAGAATTCTGTTTCTTTCTGTGAACACAGGGACAAATCTGTTCtactcattctaattctatgccAGACCATTAATAGCCCACATTCATCAGATTTGAATTACAGTAACCTTTAGGCTGATTGAGTATACTAACAAACCATAATTGGTTCCCTTTTATTAGGCATGCCAAGCGCgcgctcacacacacccacatcctCTCAAGCactaaaaaagtgtgtgtgagagtgtcagtgtatTAGAGAGATCGTAATAGCGTGCTAAGTCGTAATCCTATTAACAATGAAATGATTACAACATTTTCTGGGCTGAAACGATGGGAACAGTTGACAAAAGCAGGTACAAATCcccaaacccccccccccacacacacacagacagtaacGTACCAAAAGAGATATCTCCAGTGCCTGTCTTGTCAAACAGCTGGAAGGCTACGATGAAGAGTGCATCCGGAACACACAGCACCGACTCAAACGCTAAGAACTCCTGGAACGAGATCAGCCTGGGTGTGTtttgtggagagagagaaagaggggtgaCATTACACACACGATGATGCCATGAAGGACAAAGCTTCAGTTACACAACATCCAATCCGAAGGAGAAAGGCTCAGCTTTCACTGAAACATCATAAAAATGTCAACAATGATCTAGGGCGAGATTAGGCCATGCCGTATTTCTTAAAATTACCCCATGCATTTAAAATACTGTAAACCAATTGTAATGAATTTGAATTCATTTCTGTAAACTGAATTAAAAGTAGAAGGTTCATTGGGGATTCGCTGCTTGTCAGAGGTCATTACTTTTAAACAGCTCTGAATGACACAGATGTGTGGTTCTGCACCCTGCAAGACAACACTTTTATTGATAATTTTATCCGTTACCTGACTGACTGAGGTTAAGACTAGTTGACCCTTGTAGCCAAACAATGAGTGAGACTTCTATTTTATTTGTTGATATTTTTCATTGTTTCTTTGAGACATTTGACCTTGAAGGAGTAAATGTTTTCAGAATCACATGAATCATTAACTCCTACGTCTAACTCTCATAGGAGTGCATATAGTCCACTAGATAGATGTTGTATTGtgacatacaccggataggtgcagtgaaatgtgttgttttacagggtcagccatagtagtacagcgccccctggagcaaattagggttaagtgacttgctcaagggcacgtcgacagatctttcacctgGTTGGCTTGGGTATTCAAacctgcgacctttcggttactggcccaaccctaaccactaggctacctgccgttaGGCTACATGGtaactgcttgtgtgtgtgtctgtgttagagCTGGGAGATTTGGACCAAAATCCATATCATAATAAATGGACAGAATTATCACAATAAAACGGAACGATAAGTTTATAACAATGTGCACACCACAgttatttattgtatttttataaTACCCTTAAAACGACCACTATTTTGAATGTTGTAGCTATCAATTGTCACATTAACAATTACCTATATTTGCATCTTTTTTCATTTCAatcttcacatttctctagtagggCCCTACTACCGTGATAAGCTAAATGTCCATGACAAGTGGTTGGTGTCCATAATTCAGTTTATCATCCCACCTCTAGTGTGTGTAATCTTATCTATGAGGGTCCATTACGGAAGCTACTGTTCTTACAGACCCAATAACATCCTAATTAACTGTGATGAGCAGCACCattcttgtctgtgtgtgtcagatcaCTCTATCATTCCCTGTTGCAGGAGCCTTCTGCTCAATGAAAACAATCTCACATTGTTGATGTTaggagtggagagacagagagatcaaccatttccaggcccagggacatgtactagtctgtggcgacctaaaaaagaactggacaagaacctgacactctcagcacacagggggacaaacacctacctggaggtgacagcattccctcccccatatgccaccctagacacaactatgacaaaaaaacaaaacaaaaacaagggtcacaactcctgcagctctgccGCATGTTGGGTctgtaccacaggaggttggtggcaccttaattggggaggacgggctcatggtaatggctggtgcGGAATAGATGGAattgtatcaaatacatcaaaccaTTATTTTGAGCCGTCCTACCCTCAGCCGCCTCCACTGGTCTGTACATAGTTAATGGTAGGCTTCGAGTGGACTcttacggtaggtacacctacagctcatcccttggcagtagtactgtagattgctttatcactgacctcaacccagagtctctcagagagttcagtcagcccactgacacccctatcagatcacagcaaaatcactgTCTACTTGAACTGAGCAATACtcaaatcatgaggcatcaaagccaaaaggaAAATGCATAAtgttaagaaatgctatagatggaaggaaagtagtgtagaaacctaccaaaaaacaattaggcaacaacaaatgcaatcccttttagacaacttcctggacaaaacgtttcactgtaatagtgaagatgtaaacttggcagtagaaaaccaaacagtatatttgacttctcagcttccctatcaaatctaaaactgtcaagcagacaacctaagaaatgTAACAAtggcaaatggtttgatgaagaatgcaaaaacctaagatttttttttagaaacctatccaaccaaaaacatagagacccagaaaacctgagcctacattcactatggtgaatcactagaacaatacagaaatacactacggaaaaagaaggaacagcatgtcagaatcTGCTCAATGCAAGTGAaaaatccatagaatctaaccacttctgggaaaattggaagacactggagaagagtcccctaagcaagctgatcccggggctctgttcacaaacacaaacagaccccacagagccccaggacaacaacacatttagacccaaccaaatcatgagaacacaaaaataattacttgacacattggaaagaattaacaaaaaaacagagtgctatttggccctaaacagagagttcaCAGTggtagaatacctgaccactgtgactgacccaaactta from Coregonus clupeaformis isolate EN_2021a chromosome 21, ASM2061545v1, whole genome shotgun sequence encodes the following:
- the slc25a12 gene encoding calcium-binding mitochondrial carrier protein Aralar1, with translation MAVKVQSTKRADPSELKVIFQKHASVVDADGEKLMTPGDFVQKYLGLQTQIHHNPKTVQLIAGVADTTKDGLISFQEFLAFESVLCVPDALFIVAFQLFDKTGTGDISFENVRDIFSQTTVHHHIPFNWDCEFIRLHFGHDRKKRLSYLEFTQFLQELQLEHARQAFAQKDKNKSGTISAMDFSDIMATIRHHVLTPFVEENLVSAAGGSTSHMVSFSYFNAFNSLLNNMELIRKIYSTLSGTRKDTLVTKEEFIFAANKFGQISPMEIDILYQLSGLHSHSGRLNFSDIERIAPLEEGALPYHLAEIQKQQSQGDGSRSVLLQAAESAYRFSLGSIAGATGATAVYPIDLVKTRMQNQRSTGSFVGELMYKNSFDCAKKVLRYEGFFGFYRGLLPQLIGVAPEKAIKLTVNDFVRDKFTGKGDTIPFAAEVLAGACAGGSQVVFTNPLEIVKIRLQVAGEITTGPRISALSVIRDLGLFGLYKGAKACFLRDIPFSAIFFPVYAHTKAQFADEQGRLGALQLLAAGAIGGIPAASLVTPADVIKTRLQVAARAGQTTYTGVTDCFRKIMQEEGFRALWKGAGARMCRSSPQFGVTLVTYELLQRWLNVDFGGHRPSGSEPTPKSRISELPPVSADHVGGYRLATATFAGVENKFGLHLPKFKSSGVVSIHHDTSSAPPQEEATAP